The DNA window CTTTATTATTGAGGCTGTAAGTAAGAGGAACATTGCTTCCTGCTGGAGAAACTCTTACGTATCCTTGCATTTCTTGGTGTAATGCAGAACAGAAGTCTGTACAATACATTGGGTACATTCCTGGTTTTTTAGGAACCCATTTTAGAGTAGAAGTTTCACCTGGCATAATCAATAATTCAGCATTTTGATTGCCTTTGATAGCGAATCCATGCGGTACATCCCAGTCTTGTTCTAAGTTGGTCACGTGGAAGTAAACTTCATCACCTACTTTGATACCTTCAATATTATCTGGAGCAAAGTGAGAACGGATAGAAGTCATATAAACATGTACTTTATTACCTTGTCTTACCACTTTAGATTCTGCTTCACCTTTAGTAGCATAAGGGTGTTTATTGTCTGCAATGTTGTAGAACTTCACCTGTTGGTCTTTGATCAGAGAAGCTGGAACAGCTTGTGCATAGTGTGGTTCACCAAAAGTAGGGAAGTCTAATAAGAGTTTCATCTTATCTCCACTAATGTCATACAACTGTGCAGATTGGGTTAATTCTGGACCTGTTGGTAAGAATCTGTCTTTTGTAATTTTATTATAAGCAACGAGATATTTACCGTAAGGTTTTTTAGTATCACCACCTACTACCATTAAGTGACCTACTGAGTAGAAAGTTGGTTGTCTGTCAAGAACTTTTAATGTTTTAATATCCCATTTCACCACTTCAGAAGAAACGAAGAATGAAGTATAAGCATTTCCTTTTCCGTCAAATTCTGTGTGTAATGGGCCTAAACCTGGTTTCTGAACTTCACCGTATAGAGTAGATTCATATTTTAAGATAGGAATACCATCATATTCACCTGCAAATTCTTTGTTTTCAATCGCTTTAAGCATTTTGCTGAAGCTGTGAACTGGGATAAGAGCGGCTAATTTACCAGAACCTACAATGTATTCACCAGTTGGGTCTACGTCACAACCGTGAGGTGATTTAGGAGTTGGCATGAAATAGCAAATATCTTTTAATTCTTTAGCAGAAAGTACAGTCACTTCTTGCTCCATTTTAGAGGTAGCAGTTTGAGTTTTTTCATCAAATTTATTGTGAGCATACTGCGTTTTTACTTTTCTACCTTTACCAGCTTTTAGATATTCTTCAGCTTTTTTCCAGTTTACCGCCATGATAAAGTCTTTATCATTTTGAGAAGCATTAACTTCTAATAAAGAATTCGCTTGTTCTGAATTATAGCAAGAGAAGAAGAACCAACCGTGAGATTTTCCTTTACCAGCGTGAGAAAGGTCAAAGTTTACACCCGGAGCTTCAATTTGGAATGATAAATTCATATCGCCAGTTTCTTTATTAACTCCGATGAAAGAAATCACTCCTTTGAAGTTTTCTTTGAAAGAATTAATAGGAACGTCTCCGTTCATGTCATCTGTAGGAACAGCAAAACGAGTACCTGCCACTACATATTCTGTATTTTCGGTAATAAATGGAGAAGAGTGGTTACCAGCAGAGTTCGGCAATTCTATAATTTCCTCAGTTCTGAAAGTTTTAAGGTTTACTCTTGCCACACGTGGAGTGTTATTCGCATTCGCAAAAATCCATCTTCCGTCTTGTTCACCATTCGTTTGAGATAATTCTAAGTGGTGTTGGTCATCCCAAGGAATAAAACCGTGTGAAGTTTCTAACATAGGCTTAGTTTCTTCACTGTAACCATACCCATTTTCTGGATTTACAGAGAAAATAGGAACTACTTTCAATAATCTACCGCTCGGTAAACCATAAACGTTCATTTGTCCGTTAAAACCACCACTCACGAAATTGTATACCTCATCATATTTTCCAGGAGCTACATATACTTTTTCTGCGGCGTCACCACTTACTGCGGTTTCTGTACCTTTGGGTTTACAACTGCCTAAAAATGCTAATGAAGCAAAGGCCGAAATACCAAATAACTGAATAATTTTCATATATTTATTTTTATAGTCTATCTAAATTATTTTGCACCGTCGATTTCTCTCATGTACTCTAGAATTTGTCTTGCTTCAGTTTCATTAAGCCCTTGGTTTGGCATTCTCACTAAACAAATTTCTAATTGTTTTTGTAATTCTGGGTCTACACTAATCATAGGATCTGGATTGCTGATGAAGTTCATAATCCAATGGGGAGTTTGTCTTGTAGTCACTCCTTTCCATCCCGGACCTACTAATTTTTCTTCTGTAGGTTTATGACAAGAAGTACATTTTACCTCTGCTACTTTCTTCCCTTCAGCAGCCATAGCAGCGTCAAATTTGCTCACATCTACGTTGCTTTCGTCATATTTACCTAAACCTCTTTTCGGATCGTATTGTCCTGATTCAGATGATGCACTAGTTTCCGTAGTAGTAGCAGATGTTTCTGTAGATGAGGTAGATGCAGAAGCGTCTGCAGGCTTGTCATTACCACAGGAAACCATCGCGAAAGCCATCATAGGAAGAACTAGAAATTTCAAATTTTTCATATATTTTTATTTTTAATATTAATTTGATAACAAATTTAATGTTGTTTAACACTTGGGATTTATGACTTGAGTCATAAGATAAACATGACTTTTATTAGCAAATTTGCACCTGTAAAACAGAAGAGCATTTTTGTGATTATTTTTAAAAATAATGACTGCTCATATAGTGGACTCATTTCTTTCAAAAAACAGTATTAAATCAATATGAAAAATAATTGGATAATCTTGGCAATGTTCGCTTTCTTGATTTCTTGTAACAAAGAATCATCGACCACAGAAAATTCGCCGGTGATAAGTGATAAAAATTCTAAAGAAGTTTCTTTAAAACAAGAGGCAAAAACATTGACCAATGATAAAGGAGAAAAAATAGTGGTAACGTATTTTGCCGAAGGAATCGACCTTGCGATGACCCTTAAAAAGAATGATGAAGAAGAACACAAATTGGTGGCAAAAGGAACAAATTCAAAAGGTGAACCTATTTTTACAGATGGTTTTTATGCTTGGGAACTGTCTGATGATGGAAATTCAGGAAGACTCACAGACAAGCAAGGAAATGTAAGTGTTTTCAAATAAATAGCTTTATTACGTTGTTTAAAAAATCCTCAAATTGATTTCAATTTGAGGATTTTGTTTTTGTTATAGAATGCGGAATCGGGAGTCAAGGTTGGAAAAAAGAAAATTATTGCCACAAATTATTTTATTAAACGTTTTTAAATAAAATGTAAAACGGAGGTAAAAACTGCCTCATAATTATGAATTGTGTTGCAAGATGTCCTAGGAAACCGCAAGCGTTAAGAAAATGAATAGCCTTTTCGTTAAAAAAAGTCTGCTGTTTAAGCTCGGCATTCTGCCGAGTGAGTTTCAGAGTTTTTAGAAAAGACTATTCATTTTTAGCTGAGGATTTCCAGACTTGAATTTTTGGTTCTTTTGGTTCAAGCCAAAAGAACATTCAAAAAAATCACCACTACAAACGAATCCCACTTTGCTGCGCAAAGTCTCCAGACTTTGAGTTCCAATGTTCCTCAGAGCATTCAAAAACGCCATCATTTCACCACATCTCCGTGAACTTTGTGATAGAATATATACAATTTCCACCTCGCTTCAGAGCGAATGAATTTCGCCAACTTAGCATACTTAAAAAAGTAATGAAAGAATAAAACTTTTGCGTTTAAAAAATAAAACAAAAGAGCATAAAAATAATTTTCATACACGGTGGCTGAGCGTAGTCGAAGCCACACCACAAATAACTACGTTCGGAAAAAACATTTTAAAACACACGCTTCGTCAATTCGCTAGCGAATTCCTACTTTGCTTCCTTAAAAACATAAGAATAATAAATAATCTTTGCGTTTCAAAAATAATTCTTCCACTGAAACAGATTCCTAATCGTGAGTAAAAAACAGAACCATGTCATTCTGAACGAAGCGTAGAGTAGTGAAGAATCTCCAATGTTCCTC is part of the Cloacibacterium normanense genome and encodes:
- the nosZ gene encoding Sec-dependent nitrous-oxide reductase, translated to MKIIQLFGISAFASLAFLGSCKPKGTETAVSGDAAEKVYVAPGKYDEVYNFVSGGFNGQMNVYGLPSGRLLKVVPIFSVNPENGYGYSEETKPMLETSHGFIPWDDQHHLELSQTNGEQDGRWIFANANNTPRVARVNLKTFRTEEIIELPNSAGNHSSPFITENTEYVVAGTRFAVPTDDMNGDVPINSFKENFKGVISFIGVNKETGDMNLSFQIEAPGVNFDLSHAGKGKSHGWFFFSCYNSEQANSLLEVNASQNDKDFIMAVNWKKAEEYLKAGKGRKVKTQYAHNKFDEKTQTATSKMEQEVTVLSAKELKDICYFMPTPKSPHGCDVDPTGEYIVGSGKLAALIPVHSFSKMLKAIENKEFAGEYDGIPILKYESTLYGEVQKPGLGPLHTEFDGKGNAYTSFFVSSEVVKWDIKTLKVLDRQPTFYSVGHLMVVGGDTKKPYGKYLVAYNKITKDRFLPTGPELTQSAQLYDISGDKMKLLLDFPTFGEPHYAQAVPASLIKDQQVKFYNIADNKHPYATKGEAESKVVRQGNKVHVYMTSIRSHFAPDNIEGIKVGDEVYFHVTNLEQDWDVPHGFAIKGNQNAELLIMPGETSTLKWVPKKPGMYPMYCTDFCSALHQEMQGYVRVSPAGSNVPLTYSLNNKADNAKSPVKTAVTK
- a CDS encoding c-type cytochrome, which codes for MKNLKFLVLPMMAFAMVSCGNDKPADASASTSSTETSATTTETSASSESGQYDPKRGLGKYDESNVDVSKFDAAMAAEGKKVAEVKCTSCHKPTEEKLVGPGWKGVTTRQTPHWIMNFISNPDPMISVDPELQKQLEICLVRMPNQGLNETEARQILEYMREIDGAK